GCGAACCAGCGCACCTCGGGTTCGCGCAGCGTATAAATGCCGAAGTTGTCGGGCACGGCCTGCGTGTGTTCCGCAGCGTAGAGCCAGGCGTACAGCGGAAGCTGGAGATGGGTGCCTTCGAGCACGGCCTTTCCGCCGATGTTGCGCGGCGAACCGGTCTTGTAGTCGAGGATGCGGAAGAGCCTGCCCGAGGTGTCCACGCGGTCAGCCCGGCCCTTGAGAGCGATGTCCTCGGTCAGCCGGCCCCGCAGCCTCAGTTCGGCCCGTCCGGGCAGGAACCCGCCCTCGCGCAGTCCGGTCTCGCAGCGGATGATTTCCGGCAGGAGCCCGGTGAATACGCGTCGGGTCACTTCGGTCCAGAACACGGGCAGCTCGACTTCCTTGAGAGTGGCGTCGAGCGCCTTGAGCGCGGCTGCTTCCAGTTTCTCCGGCTCGACCGGCCCGTCCCGGTATAGCTTCTCCATGACCAGATGGATTACGAGTCCCCACTGACGCGCGTCGATGTCGTAGTGGGGTTCCTCTGGCGTCTCGATACCGAGGATGTAGTCAATGTAGAACTCGTACGGGCAGCGCTTGTACCTTTCCAGTTGCGTGACCGAGACCGGCCGGGCCGGGCCATAGTCCGTAGCCAGGACTGCAAGCACTTCCCTGTCACTGGAGAAGTCCACTTCCAGCGCGGATTCGGCGAAGGTCTTGCCTACCGCGTTGCCCCGGGCGACTTGTTCCTCGGCTTCGGAGTAGAGTGCGTTCGGACTCGGAGCTTTGGTTGGCTTGAACGTGAGGAAAGGGGTGGGCAGGACCGGTTGGCCATCGTTTGCCGCGTGATAGCTGAGGATGGGAGGTGTGAGCGGCGATTCGATGGTACGGCGGAAGTGGAACCGCTCGTGTTCCTGGTGCCAGTCAAGGTCCGGCATGCCGAGTGCCTTGCGTACCGGGTCGGGCATAATCGGGTCGGCCGAGTAGGCGGAGGGCAGGCTGGTCTCGGTCAGACCACAGAAGTAGAGCCGGCGCGGGTGGATGCCGAGGGTTTCGGTCATGTCTACGACCGTGACGCCGGCAGGCGGGGTTTCGGGCGAACGCTTGGCGTTCTCGACAAGGTAGACCAGCGTCTTGATGAATCGAGCCCGCGTATCGCTATGCCCGCCGAACTCCTGTTCGAACATGGTAATGGCGTCGAGGATGTCGTAGAGCGACTTGCGATCAGCCAGGTGTTCAGCTTCGGTGTCGTCGCTCGTGGTCTCGCTCAGGAACCCGACCCGGCCAAGAAGTCGCTTGAGCGAGAATGCGAATGTGCCGAGAGTAGCATTCTCGGTCAGGCTTGTCCTGATTAGCTTCGTGGCGTGCTGCACCCGCCTCTGTACGTCCTCCAGGAACTTGTCTTCGGAGTCCTCAAGTCCGTTGTCCTCGGCGGCCAGCACGCGCTCGCGTATCTTGTCCCAGTTCTGGCGACCCTTGATGATGCGGCCGCGGCGGGAGTAGTGGTTGAGGGCAGCAGCCGCACGCCTGCGGTTCTCTGCGTCTTCTCCTTCATCGAGTTGCAGCAAACCCGGCAGGTATGGCGAGCCGAGCGCGGCGGCGGCAGCGATGCGTTCGAAGTCGGTGTCGACGCAGCGCAGGAGTTCGAGTGCGGCGACTATCGGCGGTGAGGACGAGAGGCTCGTTTCCGGGTACACAGTCGCATGCACGCCGTAGTCTTCGAACACTCGTTTGACCAGGGGCGCGAATTCGGCCAGAGCGGGAACGGCGACGAAGGTTCCTTCGATGTCGCCCGGCTGGGCGATGATGGCGCGGCAGATTCCTTTGACTTCCTCCTCGATGTCGGGGTATTGGAGGAACTCCGGCGTGGGCAGGGGTGAGGGGAGAGGTACGCGTTCGGTCTCGAACCCACCCAGGGACTGGACGAATTCCGTGAAGCGATCGGGCTGCGCGTAGTCCGGGTCCTTGGGGTCGCTGCCATAGTTGAGCACTAGCACTGATTCGGCATTCTCGACCAGGGCACGTATCAGGTCAGCTTCGAGCCGGTTCGGGGCCACAAAGCTGTCGAGCACGAGCACCGGCGGAAGTTCGGCCTTGGGGACGTGCGACACGGCTTGAGAGAGCATCCCTTCGTCATCGATCCAATTGAGCCGGCTGAGCTCGGATTCGTAGCTCTCAAGGCACTCCAGGCATTCGATCAGGCTGGCCAGCGGCTTCTCAAACCCAACCATCAATTCCTCGAATCTGGCTCCAAGCCCGGAGCGGTCCTCGGCTGCTACGTAGCGCCGGACCTCGGTGATGAAGCCGGCAACCGCACGCGCGTAGCCAATCGAGGAGGGGCGAGGGGCGCGGGACGAGGGACGGGCCTTACTTCCGCTTGAGGCCTGAGGCTTGTGGCTTGTGGCTTCCTGTGTCAGCAGGCGCTGGACGAGGAGAGGCTTGAGCTCAGGTGGCAGGCGGCGGGCTGAGCCGAAGCGGTCGTGGAGGTCGCGAGCCAGTTGGGTGAGGCTTGCGAACACCGACGGTACGATAGCCTCCTTGCCACTGAGTCGCAGCAGTTCGGCCTTGGCCAGCTCCTTGCGGCGCGGGCTGGGGCAGAGGTAGAGGATATCAGCAGGCGCGACGCCGGAGTCGAGGGCCGCTCTGAGCAGCCGCTCACCGGCGTCGTGCGCGCCGAACGGCGCGAGGAATAACCTTCTCAATGCTGGCAGGGCCGGTGCTGGCGGGACACGATCCGAAATCCTCGGCGGATTCCGGTCATGTCCCTATCCGGCGTCAGGACTTGGGCTTGGCTTTGGCCGCGAGCTTGCGTGCGTCCTTACGGCGCCGGGCTTTGACTATCCGGCGATGGCGCATGCGGCGGACCTTTATCTTGCTTCTTGGCATGTTGCTCCTTTGGTGAACTGTGGGATGATTACTTTCGACAATTACGGATAGACCTTTTCAAGCATGCGCGGGAATGGGATGGTCTCGCGGATGTGCTTGAGCCCGCAAATCCAGGATACCGTGCGTTCGAGTCCGAGCCCGAACCCGGAATGGGGGAACGAGCCGTAGCGGCGCATGTCGAGATACCACTCGTACGCCTGGCGCGGCAGCTTGTTCTCCTCGATGCGCTTCTCCATCTCTCTCAGGTCGTCTTCGCGCTGGGACCCGCCGACGATTTCTCCGTAGCCCTCGGACGCAATCATGTCGAAGGCGAGAGCCAGCGTCGGGTCCTGGGCGTCGCGCTTCATGTAGAACGCCTTGATGGCCGCGGGGTAGTGGTGGAGCATCACCGGCCGGTCGAAGGCTTCGCCGATCAGCGTTTCCTCGTCGCCGCCGAAGTCATCGCCCGGCTTGATTTCCTTGCCCTTGTCCTGCAGCAGTTTGACCGCCTCACCGTACGAGATGCGCGGGAACGGTACCTTCACGGCTTCGAGTTTGGTCGTGTCGCGTTCGAGCGTCGCGAGTTCGGGCTTGCGCTTCGCGAGCACGCGCTGCACCGTGTAGGCGACCAATTCCTCGGCCAGCGTCATGTCGCCGGCAAGGTCGAGGAACGCGACCTCGGGTTCGAGCATCCAGAACTCCATCAGGTGGCGTCGGGTCTTCGACTTCTCGGCGCGGAAAGTCGGACCGAAGCAATAGGTCTTGCGCACCGCGGCGGCGATTGCCTCGTTGTAGAGCTGGCCGGTCTGGGCGAGGTAGACCTGCTCGCCATAGTAATCGACCGGGAAGAGCGTGGTTGTGCCCTCGCCTGCGGCCGGCGTGAGGATCGGCGTGTCGCCGAGAACGAAGCCGCTGTCATCGAGGAAGTCGCGCATCGCCTTCACGATTTCCGAGCGGATACGCAGCACGGCGTGCTGGCGGGCCGAGCGCAGCCAGAGGTGCCGGTGTTCCATCAGGAACTCGACGCCGTGCTCCTTCAGGGTAATCGGGTACGGCTCGGACAGGTGGATGAGCTTCAGGTCGGTGGCGGTCAGTTCGTATCCGCCGGGCGCCCGTTTCTCCTCGCGGACGCTGCCGGTGACGGCGACCGACGACTCCTGCGTGACCGTGTCGGCCAGTTCGAACGCCGCGTCCGGGACCTGGCCTTTGAGGAACACGCACTGGATGACGCCGGTGCCGTCGCGCAGGATCAGGAACCTGACTTTGCCCGACGACCGTTTGTTGTATACCCAGCCGCTCAGGGTTACTTCGCTGCCGACAGAAGCGCCGATTTTCTCAATCACTGTTTCCACGGACGGATTCTAGGGCACGAGTCGGGCAAGTCAAGGACTAGGTCAAGGTTAAGGTTGAGGTTGAGGCCGGGAAGAACAGGCCGTCAGCCAATAGCCAATTCCTGATTGCTAATGCCCAACGAATGGCCAAGGCCGGTCCTCGGACCTGGTGATCGGACGCGATTGGTCGTTCGTTGGTAATTGGGTATTGGGATTTGGCAATTCTCTCTTGCCGAGATGGCCATCTCTTCTATACTAGCGGCTTACCTGTATCAGTCTTTAGACCTCGACCTTAACCTTAACCTCTGCCTCTACCTAGTTTGACTTGGGTGCCGACTGGACTAGCATTCCATGGGTGAGCGCTATAGTCGCGCCGATTGACTATCTGGCCTTCCTTGTCCGGGTCGTGGTCGGTTCGTGGGACCCGCGACGGACATGGGCCAGATTCATAGCCCAATTGTCGGTTCATGGTGCCGGAGCCATTCCGGTTGTCATCATCACTTCGGTTTTCATCGGCCTGACCACGGCAGTCCAGACTACCTACCAGTTGATGGGCGTTGTGCCCAAGTACTTCGTCGGCATGGGCGTGGGTCGCCTGGTGCTGATTGAGCTGGCCCCGGTGCTGACCGGGTTCATAGTGGCCGGCCGCTCAGCCTCGGCTATCGCCGCCGAGCTCGGTGCCATGCGGGTTTCCGAACAGATCGACGCGCTCGAGGTCATGGGCGTCGACCCGTACCGGTATCTCTGCCTGCCGAGGGTGCTCGCGACCTGCATCGGTCTGCCGGTGCTCGTGGTGGTCACCGAAGTCGTGGCGATATTCACGGCGCTCATCATCGCGGAGATGATGCTCGACGTCCCGGCCTCGGTCTTTACCTACGGTGTCACGCACTTCTTCATGCTGCGCGACTTCACCGGGGGCATCGTGAAGTCAGTACTGTTCGGCCTGCTGATCGGCACCAGCGGCTGCTACTACGGCTTCAACGTGCACGGCGGGGCAGAGGCAGTAGGACGGGCCGCGACGCGCGCGGTCGTCCTGTCCGCGGTGTTGATACTGCTCGTTGATTTCGTGATTGCGCTGGTTTTCTTCAAGACATGATCAGGGTTGAGGAAGTCAGCAAGCGCTTCCGGGATTATACCGTGCTGGACCGCGTGAGCTTTGAGATCCCGGACGGCAAGACGACCGTGATTCTCGGCCCATCCGGCGTAGGCAAGACTGTGCTGCTGAAGATAATGGCCGGACTGCTCGCGCCGGACGCCGGCCGGGTCTACCACGACGGCAACCGGATACACTTCGGCCGATTCGCGGACCCGAGAGCGGAGACCGGCGGACTTGGGTACGTGTTCCAGGGCGGGGCTTTGTTCGACTCGCTGACCGTTGCCGAGAACGTCGCCCTGGTACTGGAAGAGACGACCCGCCTGAGCCGCGCCGAGGTCCGGAGCCGAGTCAGTGAAGCGCTGCGGCGAGTCGGCATGGCCGAGCATGCGGAGCTGTATCCGCGCGCCCTGTCCGGCGGCATGACGCGGCTCGTAGCTATCGCGCGGGCCCTGGTGGCGGAGCCGCGCTGTGTCTTCTACGACGAGCCGACGACCGGGCTGGACCCCGCAATCCGAGAACGGGTCTCAACCATGATCCGGGAATTGCGAGAGCAGCGCACTCGCCTGCAGGTCGTAGTCACCCATGACCTCGATGCCGCCCGGCTGCTTGCCGACAGCACGTACATGCTGCGGGCGGGCAAGCTGGTTCGGGCGGACAACGTGAGAAAGGAAGATTATGAGCAGGCGTATGCGTGATGTTATTGTTTCGCTGTTCGTGCTGGGCGGCATCGGGCTCGCCATCTTCGCGTATGTATGGTTCTCGGGTCGGGTGACCGGTCGCGACCGCCTCGAATACACGATTGTGTTTCGCGACGTAGCCGGGCTCAAGGTCGGCGACCCGGTGCAGGTGCTCGGCATCGAGAAGGGCCGAGTGGCCGGTATCCGGCTGGCCGGAAAGCACGTTGAAGTGAGAGTGGTTCTCGACCGCGACTTCAGACCTACGACCGACACCCGGTTTGCCGTCCGCTCAATCAGCTACCTCGGCGGGGACCGCTACCTGATGGTCACGCCGGGTGACTCGAGTCCGGCCGCGCAGAACTACGTGTTCCGGGGCATCAACGAATCGCTCGAACTCGAATCGACCTTCCTCAGGCTCGACCGGCTTCTCTCCGATCTCAACCCGGCCGAGCTCACCGACAAACTGGGCAAGTCGGCCGGTGACCTTGTCGGGACGATACACAGCGAGCTCGACAGCTTCCGCACCAACCTCTCAAACACGACCGACAACCTGAGCACCCTGGCTGCCCGGCTCGACACGTTCGTTCAGCTCATAGATACCAACTCCACCGCGGGCAAACTGGTGCGCTCGGACCAGCTCTACGACGAGGTCCGCGGAACCAACACTGAACTCAAAGACCTGATTACCGACATCAAGGCCCACCCGGACAAATACGTAAAGGTCAAATTCAGCCTGTTCAAGTAGGTGCGCAGGGGAGACATCCGTGCGTGAACTACCTCTTGCTGGCTCGCCGGGACATACTTCATGAAGTGGCGCGCCAGGGCGGGATGCAGTGCGGTCAGATGCAGTGCGGTCAGGTTGACAGCCACTGATTATCGTGTAACCTAGCTCATGCTGCAAAAGGAGAAGACGGCCCTTCAGAAGGCTTACGACGCGCTCAATCCGAACCAGCCCCTTGAGCACAACGACCCTCGGCTCGTGCGAGCCCTGTTCGGTGACTTCTTCGATTCGGTCAGGGACCGTCTGCTGCTGGGGAAGTCCCATCGCGCCAAGCTGCTTCTCTCCGGGCACATCGGGTGCGGCAAGTCCACGCTGCTGAACGTGGTCGAGTGCGATGAGGAGATACGACGGGCCTTCATGGTCGTCCGCTGCAGCATCAAGGACTTCGTCGAACCTAATGAACTCGACCACATCGACCTGCTGCTGGCGCTCGCCCTTACCGCGGTGGACACTGCCTTCCAAGGCGGCGTGAAACTGGACACCGCGGCCGCGAAGAAGGTCCGTGAGCTCTATAGCGAGCTGCGCGGACTGGTCCTGCGCGAACGGCAGACCGATACCTCTCGCAAGGCGAGTCTGAGTGCGGAAGCGGGTGTCGGCATCCCGAAGGCGATAGGCTGGCTTAGCGCGGACTTCCGTTCTGAATACCAGATACAGGGTGAATACCGGGATTCGGTGCGCAAGTACTTCAAGCCTCGTCTGTCGGACTTCATCAACACCATCAACTCTCTGCTTGACTCCATCACGGCCCGCCTCGGGTGCAAGGAGTTGCTGATTCTCGTGGACGACTCCGACAAACCGATGGCCGAGACGTCGCGCAAGCTGTTCTATGAGTACGGCAGCCAGCTCGCGCAGCCGAAG
This window of the bacterium genome carries:
- a CDS encoding PD-(D/E)XK nuclease family protein, which produces MRRLFLAPFGAHDAGERLLRAALDSGVAPADILYLCPSPRRKELAKAELLRLSGKEAIVPSVFASLTQLARDLHDRFGSARRLPPELKPLLVQRLLTQEATSHKPQASSGSKARPSSRAPRPSSIGYARAVAGFITEVRRYVAAEDRSGLGARFEELMVGFEKPLASLIECLECLESYESELSRLNWIDDEGMLSQAVSHVPKAELPPVLVLDSFVAPNRLEADLIRALVENAESVLVLNYGSDPKDPDYAQPDRFTEFVQSLGGFETERVPLPSPLPTPEFLQYPDIEEEVKGICRAIIAQPGDIEGTFVAVPALAEFAPLVKRVFEDYGVHATVYPETSLSSSPPIVAALELLRCVDTDFERIAAAAALGSPYLPGLLQLDEGEDAENRRRAAAALNHYSRRGRIIKGRQNWDKIRERVLAAEDNGLEDSEDKFLEDVQRRVQHATKLIRTSLTENATLGTFAFSLKRLLGRVGFLSETTSDDTEAEHLADRKSLYDILDAITMFEQEFGGHSDTRARFIKTLVYLVENAKRSPETPPAGVTVVDMTETLGIHPRRLYFCGLTETSLPSAYSADPIMPDPVRKALGMPDLDWHQEHERFHFRRTIESPLTPPILSYHAANDGQPVLPTPFLTFKPTKAPSPNALYSEAEEQVARGNAVGKTFAESALEVDFSSDREVLAVLATDYGPARPVSVTQLERYKRCPYEFYIDYILGIETPEEPHYDIDARQWGLVIHLVMEKLYRDGPVEPEKLEAAALKALDATLKEVELPVFWTEVTRRVFTGLLPEIIRCETGLREGGFLPGRAELRLRGRLTEDIALKGRADRVDTSGRLFRILDYKTGSPRNIGGKAVLEGTHLQLPLYAWLYAAEHTQAVPDNFGIYTLREPEVRWFAGKKYDVKELIKAAADNAAEVVRQIRAGRFPAEPGDDRACDYCGLSHTCGRRLNEAAEIPMTKTQ
- the asnS gene encoding asparagine--tRNA ligase, which produces METVIEKIGASVGSEVTLSGWVYNKRSSGKVRFLILRDGTGVIQCVFLKGQVPDAAFELADTVTQESSVAVTGSVREEKRAPGGYELTATDLKLIHLSEPYPITLKEHGVEFLMEHRHLWLRSARQHAVLRIRSEIVKAMRDFLDDSGFVLGDTPILTPAAGEGTTTLFPVDYYGEQVYLAQTGQLYNEAIAAAVRKTYCFGPTFRAEKSKTRRHLMEFWMLEPEVAFLDLAGDMTLAEELVAYTVQRVLAKRKPELATLERDTTKLEAVKVPFPRISYGEAVKLLQDKGKEIKPGDDFGGDEETLIGEAFDRPVMLHHYPAAIKAFYMKRDAQDPTLALAFDMIASEGYGEIVGGSQREDDLREMEKRIEENKLPRQAYEWYLDMRRYGSFPHSGFGLGLERTVSWICGLKHIRETIPFPRMLEKVYP
- a CDS encoding ABC transporter permease → MSAIVAPIDYLAFLVRVVVGSWDPRRTWARFIAQLSVHGAGAIPVVIITSVFIGLTTAVQTTYQLMGVVPKYFVGMGVGRLVLIELAPVLTGFIVAGRSASAIAAELGAMRVSEQIDALEVMGVDPYRYLCLPRVLATCIGLPVLVVVTEVVAIFTALIIAEMMLDVPASVFTYGVTHFFMLRDFTGGIVKSVLFGLLIGTSGCYYGFNVHGGAEAVGRAATRAVVLSAVLILLVDFVIALVFFKT
- a CDS encoding ATP-binding cassette domain-containing protein; its protein translation is MIRVEEVSKRFRDYTVLDRVSFEIPDGKTTVILGPSGVGKTVLLKIMAGLLAPDAGRVYHDGNRIHFGRFADPRAETGGLGYVFQGGALFDSLTVAENVALVLEETTRLSRAEVRSRVSEALRRVGMAEHAELYPRALSGGMTRLVAIARALVAEPRCVFYDEPTTGLDPAIRERVSTMIRELREQRTRLQVVVTHDLDAARLLADSTYMLRAGKLVRADNVRKEDYEQAYA
- a CDS encoding MlaD family protein is translated as MRDVIVSLFVLGGIGLAIFAYVWFSGRVTGRDRLEYTIVFRDVAGLKVGDPVQVLGIEKGRVAGIRLAGKHVEVRVVLDRDFRPTTDTRFAVRSISYLGGDRYLMVTPGDSSPAAQNYVFRGINESLELESTFLRLDRLLSDLNPAELTDKLGKSAGDLVGTIHSELDSFRTNLSNTTDNLSTLAARLDTFVQLIDTNSTAGKLVRSDQLYDEVRGTNTELKDLITDIKAHPDKYVKVKFSLFK